The Nitrospirota bacterium genome has a window encoding:
- a CDS encoding alpha/beta hydrolase — MSETTVKLTRGSLSLEGILGLPAQALGIVVFAHGSGSGRFSPRNNFVARKLQQGRVGTLLIDLLTPDEAEDRSKVFDIDLLADRVLWSKDWLEQDGRTKGLDLGYFGASTGAGAALQAAARDPSSIRAVVSRGGRPDLAEPYLSSVTAPTMLIVGGDDEPVIEMNRAAYRLLTCPKRMVIVPGASHLFEEPGTLEEVAEHALIWFQQYFRPASPRAQAHEQRSVLDENHTRG, encoded by the coding sequence ATGAGTGAAACAACGGTAAAACTCACGCGGGGGTCTCTGTCCCTCGAAGGAATCCTCGGCCTTCCGGCGCAGGCGCTTGGAATAGTGGTCTTCGCGCACGGAAGCGGCAGCGGGCGATTCAGCCCCCGCAATAATTTCGTTGCCCGTAAGCTCCAGCAAGGAAGGGTGGGCACGCTCCTGATCGATCTCCTGACTCCCGATGAAGCAGAGGACCGGAGTAAGGTCTTCGACATCGACCTCCTGGCTGATCGGGTTCTCTGGTCCAAAGACTGGCTCGAACAGGACGGTCGAACGAAGGGCCTGGACCTCGGCTATTTCGGGGCCAGTACCGGAGCCGGCGCGGCCCTGCAAGCGGCAGCCAGGGATCCCTCGTCCATTCGAGCTGTCGTGTCGCGGGGTGGCAGACCAGATCTGGCCGAACCCTACCTCTCGTCGGTCACAGCGCCGACAATGCTGATTGTCGGCGGAGACGACGAACCGGTCATCGAGATGAATCGAGCGGCTTACCGGTTGCTGACCTGCCCTAAACGTATGGTCATCGTGCCCGGCGCCTCGCACCTGTTCGAAGAACCAGGCACGCTCGAAGAGGTGGCTGAGCACGCGCTTATCTGGTTTCAGCAATACTTTCGCCCTGCCTCGCCGAGGGCACAGGCCCACGAACAAAGGAGCGTCCTCGATGAAAACCATACTCGCGGTTGA
- a CDS encoding cupredoxin domain-containing protein, whose protein sequence is MTSRKAQQGWLLVLAITGWFWWETAGPVFSQSEQVVQVTIKDFKFVTKQDVLRLGFPTVIKVRNEDAERHDFGSAMFEGLPTQIEKDGVIVYGRGLGGVYLDPKRDTVIRFNLSRPGRYEFRCSIHPNMAGELLLLSAEAV, encoded by the coding sequence ATGACAAGTCGGAAAGCGCAGCAGGGATGGCTTCTGGTGCTTGCCATCACTGGCTGGTTTTGGTGGGAGACCGCAGGGCCGGTGTTTTCGCAGTCGGAGCAGGTCGTCCAGGTCACGATCAAAGATTTCAAGTTCGTGACCAAACAGGACGTGCTCCGTCTCGGATTTCCCACAGTCATTAAGGTCAGGAATGAGGATGCCGAACGGCACGATTTTGGGTCGGCTATGTTTGAGGGCCTGCCCACCCAGATCGAGAAGGACGGAGTGATTGTCTATGGGCGAGGCCTCGGGGGAGTCTATCTCGACCCCAAACGGGATACGGTGATTCGGTTTAACCTGTCACGGCCTGGCCGATATGAGTTCCGTTGCTCCATCCATCCGAATATGGCGGGTGAGCTGCTCTTGCTCAGCGCGGAGGCAGTGTAA
- a CDS encoding Crp/Fnr family transcriptional regulator, which produces MRRSSALFKNCATCSLRAKAILCDLADAESATFQKLRHSLQYDARQTVFYEGHACLGLYLLCSGKVKLTRSSARGQRQIVRIAEGGDLIEKHVFRNEALHEVTCETLEPCHICFIDKRAYLELIRRNSELAIRLIQLLSSELGLRMDQRDLFAFRSGRERLAALLLELGARFGQKAGRGTLIGINLKREELADMAGVAVETAIRLLSAFCKEGLISLDRRSITLLSRDRLVRIAKL; this is translated from the coding sequence ATGAGACGGTCCTCGGCTTTATTCAAGAACTGTGCGACCTGCAGCCTGCGTGCCAAGGCGATCCTGTGCGACCTGGCCGACGCGGAGTCGGCCACGTTTCAGAAGCTTCGGCACTCCCTGCAGTACGACGCCCGGCAGACTGTGTTTTACGAGGGCCATGCCTGCCTCGGGCTGTACCTGCTCTGCTCGGGCAAGGTCAAGCTCACCCGCTCCTCGGCGCGGGGGCAGCGGCAGATCGTGCGCATCGCGGAGGGCGGAGACCTGATCGAGAAACACGTGTTCCGCAACGAGGCGCTTCATGAGGTGACCTGCGAGACGCTGGAGCCCTGCCATATCTGTTTCATAGACAAACGGGCGTACCTGGAACTCATCCGCCGGAACAGCGAATTGGCCATCAGGCTGATCCAATTGCTCAGCAGTGAACTGGGCCTCCGGATGGATCAGCGCGATCTCTTTGCATTCCGGAGCGGGCGGGAGCGGCTCGCAGCGCTGCTGTTGGAATTGGGGGCTCGTTTCGGCCAGAAGGCGGGCAGAGGGACGCTCATCGGGATCAATCTAAAGCGCGAAGAACTGGCGGATATGGCGGGAGTTGCCGTGGAAACCGCCATCCGCCTGCTCAGCGCTTTCTGCAAGGAGGGCCTCATCAGTCTCGACCGGCGGTCCATCACGCTGCTCAGCCGGGATCGCCTGGTCCGTATCGCCAAGCTCTGA
- a CDS encoding universal stress protein has protein sequence MIKRILFATDFSLWAKRAEDYACFMACSWRASLTVLSVAEFLPGLNPDYSVNQQYLAELLKQASSQLVDLKARAERRGIAVTTRVATGIPSEEVITAAKAEDSDLLVVGTRGKTGLAHILLGSTAERVIRGAPCPVLTVRTEPADSEERGTLSRPVTLERILMPVDFSDCSLDALEYAVVVAQQAKASLVLLHVLEPVSYGLDFSFGDSKRRGQERASWTKRLEELTCSHRDSQVPMESLLRGGSPADSILDSAKTLPCDLIVMGTHGRRGISHSISGSVAEAVLRKALCPVIAVRSQKLGPGRSRVISTEVTPVTHT, from the coding sequence TTGATTAAGCGAATCCTGTTTGCCACGGATTTTTCACTCTGGGCCAAGCGGGCGGAAGACTATGCCTGTTTTATGGCCTGTTCGTGGAGGGCTTCTTTGACAGTGCTCAGCGTCGCGGAATTTCTACCGGGGCTCAATCCCGATTACTCGGTCAATCAGCAATACTTGGCTGAGCTGCTCAAGCAGGCATCGTCGCAGTTAGTCGACCTCAAGGCTCGTGCGGAGCGGCGTGGCATTGCGGTTACGACGAGAGTGGCTACGGGGATTCCGAGTGAAGAGGTGATCACTGCCGCGAAGGCAGAGGACTCGGATCTCCTCGTCGTAGGGACCAGGGGGAAGACCGGCCTCGCACATATCTTGTTGGGCAGTACCGCTGAGCGGGTCATTCGAGGAGCTCCCTGCCCGGTATTGACGGTGCGAACGGAGCCGGCCGACTCAGAGGAGAGAGGTACTCTGTCGAGACCGGTCACGCTCGAAAGGATCCTCATGCCGGTCGATTTTTCAGACTGCTCCCTCGATGCATTGGAGTACGCGGTTGTAGTGGCGCAGCAGGCGAAGGCCTCCCTCGTGTTGTTGCATGTTCTGGAGCCAGTCTCGTACGGTTTGGACTTTAGCTTCGGCGATAGCAAGAGACGCGGCCAGGAACGAGCGAGTTGGACGAAACGACTGGAAGAGTTGACATGCTCGCACAGGGATTCCCAGGTACCGATGGAATCCCTGTTACGGGGCGGCTCTCCGGCCGATTCAATCCTGGATTCTGCCAAGACCCTGCCCTGTGATCTCATTGTCATGGGGACGCACGGACGGCGTGGAATTTCGCACAGCATCTCCGGCAGCGTAGCGGAGGCAGTCCTGCGAAAAGCGCTCTGTCCTGTCATTGCAGTACGCAGCCAAAAATTGGGACCTGGCC
- a CDS encoding universal stress protein has translation MKTILAVDGSDNSYEAVHALKYFARAEQLTLFHVLDVPKPAYPMMMPEAAEEIYKTLEQSMREDGERLLDRIQSLLPPHAGPSTKQLRIGSPAEAIVAMAEEQKADLIVMGARGLGPVKERLFGSVSHRVLTLAPCATLIVNGPVKAMKEILLPLQGSHCSPYCLKQHHPGQTMPLRPLPLPRYWRSRLTSSMVLRNGFAPSVIRRTELLRSAYLLPSSCNKRLR, from the coding sequence ATGAAAACCATACTCGCGGTTGACGGATCGGATAATTCTTATGAGGCAGTTCACGCTCTGAAATACTTTGCCAGGGCAGAACAGCTCACCCTGTTTCACGTGCTGGACGTTCCGAAACCGGCCTATCCGATGATGATGCCGGAAGCGGCGGAAGAGATTTATAAGACTCTCGAGCAGAGCATGAGAGAAGACGGCGAGCGGCTGCTCGATCGAATCCAGTCCCTCCTCCCGCCGCACGCAGGCCCTTCGACGAAACAGCTTCGAATCGGGTCTCCGGCAGAGGCCATTGTAGCGATGGCTGAGGAGCAGAAGGCCGATCTCATCGTGATGGGGGCACGGGGCCTTGGCCCCGTCAAAGAGCGGCTGTTCGGCAGTGTGTCACATCGCGTCCTCACTCTGGCCCCCTGCGCCACCTTGATCGTCAACGGCCCGGTCAAGGCCATGAAAGAGATCCTGCTGCCGCTCCAGGGGTCACACTGCTCACCGTATTGCCTGAAACAGCACCACCCTGGCCAAACGATGCCGCTGCGGCCGCTGCCTCTACCGAGATATTGGAGAAGCAGACTGACTTCCTCAATGGTGTTGCGGAACGGCTTCGCGCCATCGGTTATCAGGCGCACGGAGTTGCTACGGTCGGCATACCTGCTACCATCATCCTGCAACAAGCGACTACGCTAA
- a CDS encoding universal stress protein: protein MAESLFRKILVPIDFSPCSEEAFRVALTLAKTFQSELLLLHVVDTSALATFNQLGLLAVPSDAQGQKRRLRHHARLNVRRLLELEAAKGVAVKRIILEGGPFVEIAKTARIEKVDLVVMGSYGGRSGNVDKIFFGSTAEKVVRTAGCPVLTVPLLSKPRRSVEHTLKGR, encoded by the coding sequence ATGGCGGAGTCGCTTTTTAGAAAGATTCTTGTGCCGATAGATTTTTCTCCTTGCTCGGAAGAAGCCTTTCGCGTCGCGCTCACTCTTGCCAAGACATTTCAATCGGAGTTGCTGCTGTTACATGTAGTCGACACGAGTGCACTGGCGACCTTCAATCAGCTGGGGTTATTGGCGGTGCCCTCAGATGCGCAAGGCCAGAAGCGTCGGCTGCGGCATCATGCGCGACTGAATGTGCGGCGATTGCTTGAATTGGAGGCAGCCAAAGGTGTGGCTGTGAAACGAATCATCTTAGAGGGCGGCCCGTTTGTGGAGATTGCGAAGACAGCCCGGATCGAAAAAGTGGATCTAGTGGTGATGGGGAGTTACGGCGGGCGTTCAGGGAACGTGGATAAGATTTTTTTCGGCAGTACCGCAGAAAAAGTGGTACGAACCGCTGGGTGTCCGGTGCTGACTGTTCCATTGCTGTCCAAGCCGAGGCGATCAGTCGAGCATACGTTGAAAGGGAGGTAA